Proteins co-encoded in one Pseudophryne corroboree isolate aPseCor3 chromosome 1, aPseCor3.hap2, whole genome shotgun sequence genomic window:
- the LOC134930682 gene encoding putative nuclease HARBI1, with the protein MMEPFSDQIVMFMLAASMMEEESADEHQDPGQQMSALGEPVLRVSFPRPRQYRTRRELEDLSEFEVIQNYRLSTRDIYSLYALLEADLEPRARTNRAVSGFQKLLATLHFLASGTFQPTLSQTCGFSQSTLSRCITQVIRAFRKLTIQYITFPETDSECREIKLGFFNKYKFPNVLGAIDCTHVQIRPPRNSEECFRNRKHFHSLNVQAVCDVNMRFLNIFVGFPGSSHDSFILSQSSLFDKFETGNMPGGWLLGDAGYPNKPWLLTPLSNPVGRAEKRYQETHIASRQIIERAFGVLKSRFRCLDTSGGALLYSPAKVCGMVNACCILHNICVANRLPVTLRRSAFRRGNRSSALPVGMDEGEDSRRTLIQIFFAVACEYTDNICIIV; encoded by the exons atgatggagcctttttctgaccagattgtgatgttcatgctggctgcaagcatgatggaggaagaaagtgctgatgaacatcaggatccaggtcagcaaatgtctgcattgggtgagccagtattgcgggtttcatttccacgtccacgccagtatcgcactaggcgtgaactggaggatctcagcgagttcgaggtgatacaaaattatcgcttatcgactcgcgacatatattcgctgtacgctctgttggaggccgaccttgaacctcgggcacggacaaatcgtgcagtcagcggtttccagaaactgctggcgacgttacattttttggcgtcaggcacattccagcctacactgtctcaaacatgcggtttttcacagtcgacactgtcgcgctgtataacccaggtcattagggctttccgcaaattgacgatccagtacatcacatttccagagacggacagcgaatgtcgtgagatcaaattaggctttttcaacaaatacaaatttcccaatgtgctgggcgcgattgactgtacccacgtgcagatcagaccgccacggaattcggaggaatgttttcggaaccgaaaacatttccattccctgaacgtgcaggcggtctgtgatgtaaacatgagatttttgaacatttttgtgggatttcctggatcatctcacgactccttcatcctaagccagtcatcgctgtttgacaagttcgaaacaggaaacatgcctggtggctggctgttag gcgatgcgggttatccaaacaaaccgtggctcttgaccccattgtctaatcctgttggtagagcagaaaaacgttaccaagagacacacattgcatcgaggcaaataattgaacgtgccttcggtgtacttaaaagccggtttcgatgtttagacacttccggcggtgctcttttgtactcaccggcgaaggtttgcggcatggtaaatgcatgttgtattttacacaacatatgtgtcgcaaaccgtttgccggtgactcttcgtcgcagtgctttccgacgcgggaaccggtcttctgctctaccggtgggtatggacgaaggagaggattcccggcggacattgatccaaattttttttgcagttgcctgtgagtatactgacaacatttgtattatcgtgtaa